Proteins from a single region of Seriola aureovittata isolate HTS-2021-v1 ecotype China chromosome 9, ASM2101889v1, whole genome shotgun sequence:
- the pfdn4 gene encoding prefoldin subunit 4, protein MAATVKGPVAVEDVNVTFEDQQKINKFARNTSRMTELKSEIDAKKKSLQDLQDASDDLMMLDDDALLIPYQIGDVFISHTQEETQEMLEAAKEALEQEVKGLEAQVSAIQQVLGDLKVQLYAKFGNNINLEADES, encoded by the exons ATGGCAGCCACTGTGAAGGGACCTGTA GCGGTTGAAGATGTAAATGTCACTTTTGAGGACCAGCAGAAGATCAATAAATTTGCCAGGAACACAAGTCGGATGACAGAACTCAAAAGTGAAATAGACGCAAAGAAA AAATCGCTGCAGGACTTACAGGATGCCAGCGATGACCTGATGATGTTAGACGACGACGCTCTATTGATCCCTTATCAAATTGGTGATGTCTTTATCAGCCACACCCAGGAAGAAACACAAGAGATGCTGGAGGCTGCTAAG gaagcactGGAGCAGGAGGTCAAAGGCCTTGAGGCGCAAGTGTCAGCGATACAGCAAGTGTTGGGGGATCTGAAGGTCCAGCTCTACGCCAAGTTTGGTAACAATATTAACTTGGAGGCAGATGAAAGTTGA